A genomic stretch from Penicillium digitatum chromosome 4, complete sequence includes:
- a CDS encoding Lipase/esterase family protein: MIRHNFAWLWAIPALAQVQVHSIHPQGHNEITYSFNVPDNTAKSGSGPIYFQMNSTRQVQWFALGQGMQMAGANMFIVYTSGNTVTVSPRSGVGEIEPLYNKDAQIKILHGSGVYDGVITASVRCDTCLKWNGGIENVTSSSSPWIWAVKYGEALNSVSVSEGITQHDDHGVTTIDLKKATGGNSVNPFAQMARASISPSEEDPGFAAFRSTVKRKKTAHAVLMVLAFVVMFPFFALGLHIFPSKWTVNVHGTFQLLTLAVVMAGFGLGISLARQIELIDSYHTILGMIIVPCLVLFQPAMGMLQHTFFRKTGRKGPFAYMHRWFGRLMMILGIINVGLGFKLAQAPRGAVIATSVVAGIIAMVYIVIVSWIGRPRRRNL; encoded by the coding sequence aTGATTCGCCACAATTTTGCTTGGCTCTGGGCGATTCCTGCCCTGGCTCAAGTTCAAGTTCATAGCATTCATCCTCAAGGCCACAATGAGATCACCTATAGCTTCAATGTTCCCGATAATACTGCTAAGTCGGGCTCCGGTCCCATATACTTCCAGATGAATTCCACTCGCCAAGTGCAGTGGTTTGCCTTGGGCCAAGGAATGCAAATGGCAGGTGCTAACATGTTTATCGTGTACACGTCTGGCAACACTGTCACCGTTTCTCCGCGCTCGGGTGTCGGAGAAATTGAGCCATTGTACAACAAGGACGCCCAGATCAAAATCTTACATGGCAGTGGTGTGTACGACGGGGTCATCACTGCCAGTGTCCGATGTGATACCTGCCTGAAATGGAATGGAGGAATAGAAAACGTGACCAGCTCCTCAAGTCCATGGATTTGGGCCGTTAAATATGGAGAGGCCTTGAATTCGGTCAGTGTATCTGAGGGTATCACCCAACATGATGATCATGGCGTCACGACCATCGACCTTAAAAAAGCGACGGGCGGCAACTCAGTGAATCCCTTCGCCCAAATGGCCCGAGCATCCATTTCCCCCAGCGAAGAAGATCCGGGCTTTGCCGCCTTCCGAAGTACAGTCAAGAGGAAAAAGACGGCACATGCTGTGCTCATGGTTCTGGCTTTTGTGGTCATGTTCCCCTTTTTCGCGCTCGGACTTCACATTTTCCCGTCGAAATGGACGGtgaacgttcacggaacATTTCAGCTCCTCACTTTGGCCGTGGTTATGGCAGGCTTTGGACTAGGTATTTCTCTGGCACGGCAGATTGAATTAATCGATTCTTACCATACCATCCTGGGGATGATTATTGTGCCATGCCTTGTTCTTTTCCAGCCTGCTATGGGCATGCTGCAGCACACATTCTTCAGGAAAACAGGCAGAAAAGGACCTTTTGCTTATATGCACCGCTGGTTTGGACggttgatgatgattttgGGTATCATCAATGTTGGGCTTGGGTTCAAGCTTGCGCAAGCACCACGTGGGGCGGTCATTGCAACTAGCGTTGTTGCTGGTATAATTGCAATGGTTTATATTGTGATTGTTAGTTGGATTGGAAGACCGAGGAGACGCAATTTGTAA